CCAGCTGATCTTCATGCCACTATCACTGAGACAGACAAGAAAGAGCTTCATGAACTGGGCAGCCAGATCAAACAAATGAGATTGTTTTGATTCACTTAGATCTGACAAAATCTGGATGTTTTTTccagagaaaagacaaaaaaaatctgaactaCAGCTTTGACAAATTTCATGAAGGAAGAAACATAAACTTAAAGAATTCCTTTATCTGACAGATCTATACACGTGTTTCTAATCTCACTGCTCCCACCTGTACTCTGCAAAAGCATCCAGGAGATCCTCCGTTTTGAACAAGGGTGGGAAGTCATAGATCTCGATCACGTGGGGAAAATCCTCTGCGCTGATATTGGTGCACAGAGTCAAATACATGGAGTAGTCGTTGTGAACATGCTCAATGGAAACAGTTACTGGCTCCTTTAGATGTGCCTTGatctgacaaaacaaacacaagataaGTCACAATTTGTGGGGTCAAATGTTCATTGACTCATTATGAAAACTGCAAGCGGGCATACCTCTTCAGTTACATCCCTGTATGACAAGCTCGCAACATCGTGCTTGTCTTTCTCATCCTTCTCCAGAGTCATGTCAGCAAAGGAGGACACAGTGTGGTTAATCACTTGGGACTCGGGTTCATTCAGTGGCAGCACTTCAGGACAAAGCACTGGACTGTCAGCAGCATGGTTCAGGATATGATCCGTTACACTGGGAGGACATTCCTCTCTGCAGCTGGATGAGGATTCTGTGCTTTCTGTAGTTTCAGGACAGGAACAAGAGTCTGGCGAAGGACTGATGTGGCCAAAGCTACATGAATCTGGAGACAACTCTTTGTCTCCTGTAAGTCCTTGTGGGTTATCCAAGTGCAGCCTCTCCCGAGCAGCTCGTGGCATGTAAAGGGGCTTATCTGGCCTTTTAGGTCCTCGGCTTCGTGACGGGATTGAAGATTTAGGTTTGGCCTTGCTTTCGGCCTCCCGACATCTGGGGGTCCCGGCACACGAGCTGTCATTGTTCTCCAAGTCATTGTCTTTCTCTATGTCACCCctacaagaaaaagaaaattataagaACACACTTAACTTATTACTATGAAAAAGCAGTCTACGGAAATGTATACTACAACTCTACATGACTGCATAAGGTGTCCATGCTGTCACATTCTCAGGTTTTCAACGGGGTTTAGGTCAGATCTCCATCATTGGACCCAGCCGATTTCTCATTGTTTTGGCATATACAGTACCATACGATTACAGGCTCCTGCAATCTGCTACAGTGGGGGCTGGTGAGAACCTCTTTCTATGGTCCAGCAGGTAGGTATGCCAGTCCTGATTCTAGGCTGTTGCACGTAGTTAGACACGTCACAGGAGGTCTACCTTCATTCCTCTGGCTGCATTATACTGGCATAAACACAATATTGCATAATAAGCATTCACTGCCCAGGCAACTTGTCTGCTGGACTGCAGACAACGTCAGGCTCCAGCATGACAATATAATACAGTGGTTGTGTTACCTTGCAGATATAATTTTCTCCCTGATCTCCATGCATTTTTACAAGGCGGTTTAGTTGAAGAAATTACCATAATAATCACATATGAATAAACAGTGGGTTTACAAAGTTCTTGGATGTTTTTAATAGAGGTTCAGTACCTGAGTTCAGAATGGCAGACCACCACCCTACGACAGGACTTCTCTCCCACTGAGAAGGTGGAGAACTCCGGCAGGTCCTCCACATGACTGTGGATCAGGTACCGCAGTCTGCTCGGCAGTGGGGGGAACAGCAGCACGCTGGACACAGACAGCCAATGTTTTCTATCAGTGTAGAAGCAATGCCCTCCTTATTTCAATGTAATCAAGTTCAGAGCCTTACCAATTACGGGTTCCTTTCTGCTGGTACGTTTCCAACTCATCCTTGACATAATGGATGAACTGACATTCTTGCTTTGGAAGATAACATTTATATTCCATcgagagagaaaaaggaaatcCAGAGCGGAAAAAAACCACAGATCCTGTGGGCAGCGTGGTAAAATTAGCTAACTCGATATTAATGTGTAATAACCGCACATCTAGTCCTTCATGAGAAAGAAaagttaaatgaatgaataacgcTAGCTAAGCGTGAACTGACTGACATTTGAGCCtgagtgtttttattaaatatacagGAGTTCGAAGCGAGAGGCAGAGAGTTTGCTAGTTGTGATGCAGTTTGATTTACTACTGAACACAAACAACTTTAGCTAAACGTTTGGCAGTCACATTACGTAAATCAGTATCAAGTCTGCTAAGAGGACTTACCCTTACTGCTAACGTGTACTGTTGGGCTTGTTTATATGATGATGTGCTCACACACCCTCCATTCGTAGCGGCAGCCGGAAGCTATGTGGTTAGCCGTTTAGCTAGCCACCGGAAGATACGTTACGAATCTTACTATGGTGAAAACACGACGCACCACGGTtaggctctgattggtcagcttgACGCTATAATGTTAGATATTTGCTTTACTATTGGTTGAACTCTGGTTTTCTTAGGGATGGTGTAGTTCTGAATATTTATTGGTTAGATTTAGTTGTAACGAGTAATGATTGGTTCGGGCGTTAACGCCATAAGCCAATCATAATTAGACAATAGTTAGCCTTACTGTCACCATAGTGGGATTCATCCCCGCTCTCCGGGAAAAAATGGTTTcggttttgttcttttattcattcattcattcattcattcattcattcattcattcattcattcattcattcattttcatgtactgtattctGTCTTATTTCTTAAAAACAAAGATAGCAAAAATCAGAAAAGTTTCAGAAATTTTCACAAAAAAGACcccaaaattatttatttaaatattgagTAACTCGAAAATTCTTTACAACTTCCCACATTTTGGAGAAAAGTCGTTGGAAAAtgaagactttttaaaaaaattttttttttacctaatacaatttaaaacttcctacagatatttttgttttatgttgtttcttttgtttcaaaCCCGTTTTGTACATTTGAGTTTTGTGAGTGAGCTTTTCATTGATATCCATGTTATTCACTAAGAAATTCACTCACAATGTAAAAAAGGTAaagaaagtggaaaataaaaatgggtagatttacacaaatatttttcactAGGGAAATTATGGTCCAAACATCCACCCTAATATCACCCTTCAGGGATCATACTAGTTAGCATCTGTTTTAATTTATCAAAAACTAAATACTATTTTTGGAACCTGCTGACCACATATTATTTACTTCCTTTACCTCATGACGTCGCTGAAGCTGGAAGGAAAGGTTGCCATCAAACTGATGGTTTCTTGCAGATGTGTTTTGCACAAAGCAACATTTGGTGAATCCAGGTATGATGCAGATTCAGGATTACTTTTACCAGGTGTGAGATAAGGAgcattgatttgttttccatGATCATTAAGtatattaaaatgcattaacTAACGGGTAGAAACATGGGAGTCACCAAAGAGCTGCTGAAATTAATTTGGCATGAGGCTCAACAGTTTAACTGTAAAATATATGCATTAAATAATTTCTATAGACTTACATTCtttgtgaaaatatatttttaaatgaataaatcctAACTCCATGCTTTTCAATGGTTGATGATAAACAGCCGTTCTACAATTTTTGTCATAACTTGGAACATGCCTTCAGGTttattggccggtcccaaattgatgcagtgtgtgtgcgtgtttgtccgtgtctgtgtggcttcgcagtgcactggcgtcgcacccggagtttcccccgccgggataggctccagctccccgccaCAACGGATGCAGCagtagaaaattaatgaatgaataacctGGAACATTCTTTCCAGTTTTAAGTAATTGTGACGGTGGTGATAGCAGAGGTAACCCAATGAGTTAATTCTAGTTAACATTAATAGTGCAGTACAGTAACATTACTAGTCTAGCAatttgcaatttcctccgggattaataaagtatatatctatctatctatcagcaAAAGTCTCAATCCTTAATATCATCAGATACACAAAGGTCAAACACAGGGGAGCACAACAGAATTGAGGAAAATGCAATTTATttggataaaacaaaacagtatttGTAAGAAAAGTACATCAGTTGTATCAAACACTAATATTAGCAATCATTTGTGGAATTTAATGTATTTCAGGTTTCTTTGAGCTTATAATAATGACAAGATGACATTTCGAATACAGGTAGTGGATCCTAGGACTGCCCATCATCGTGTGACAGATTTAGTGCATACAATAACACATAAATGACAGGAATAAAATGAACTAAACATTATTATTTTGGAATAGgagtaaacatgttttatttatgaagtcACAAAAACTAGTTAACTCTAATAGGTTCCACAAAACATatcccctcccacccccccaaaaagtGTGTGATTTTGTTATATGCAAAGCAATATTCAAGTCAAATGACTTGTATTTATCACGGTGGAAAGTTTAATTGAACACAATGGCACTGTTCACCAGTCTTGATCAATTAGGACCTGATTTAGACAATGTACACCatataaaaagacaaagaaatacacattttaGGGGGAGAAGCAAACATTACAGTACTTATAAATAACAGAAAAGGATCatattaaaattatatacagtacatccatTCAGGTGAAGCAATGTCTGAAAACATGCCGCCAGACAGAAGAGGGGTATCTagtcaaagaaagacaaaaattcTTTTAACActcataatgaaaataaattaaaaataatcaagaTTAATGTGACCGTAGCTAAAAAATGAGCATCAGCCTACGTTTGTAAATAATGGCAAAAATATTAGGATGTACTCCCAAACATTTCAGTGAATGTAAaacttcattaaaaacacattataataGCCACATACCAAAAGTTTCTTTATCTTCCGGAGCCAATACTTCTGTCTTCGAAAATTGTGATTTCAACCTTTAAAAAAAGCCAATTAAGGAAAACAGATACTATATGaacattttcttatttaattaTCTATTTCTTGTTCTAAGGATACACACTGTTACAACAcgtcaaaattttattttaaattttgtaatgaaaaaaaaaatatggctGACCCTTAaaatacaactttaaaaaagGCAGAAAGTAGTTGACCAACATCATTTTGTGACAATGTCGAATTAATATTTGGTCTGTGCAGAAACAACAAAGAGATAGAATAATAGATAAATTGTTCTGGTGAAGGATACAACTCTGAGACCTCTCTCTATGGGGTCAGTCAGTAGCAGGCCCCTGGGAGCATACACCTTCTCATTCTGGTCCTTAATATATCTGGCAATCTTCTTTAACAcctgaacagacagaaaatcacatttaaaccACTTGACCACCCTGTGGAGTCAATATGATCAGCTCATGAACCAATAGGATACAGttctcatattttaaaaaagtcatgGGATCCAACAAATCTCGTTGATCTTTACCATTTTGTTTAGCAGATGCACTGAAGCAGAAAGAACacttttttgagaaaatattgCAAAAATGGTAACTATCCAACCACAATGACAATTTAACTGTAATTTTACCTTTTCATAGTGAGTCTCCATACAGAGGAAGATTGTATAGGCAGTGAGACAAGCCAGGCAACCCTCTAAATAAGACTTTCCTCCAAGCTTCTCTGCCTCTGCATAAAGGTTGTTCAAAGCCTGAATGGTCTCCTCAAACTGTTGCTTATCaatctaaaaacacacacacacacacacacacacacacacacacacacacacacacacacacacacacacacacacacacacactgtaaaccaTCTTTAAACTAACTAAAACAAACAATGTCACTAACTAAAACAATTGACACCATTGCAGAGATGGTACACACCCTTGACTCAAGTTCGGATGGGAATTTGGTCTGGAACTTGCAGATGGTTCCTGAGCTGTAGTCTCTCTGGATGAACACTTTAGAAGAGACAGCTGGCTGCTGAAGGTCCTGTAAGCTGTGGGTCTGAAagaaaaattcattttcattcaactgttccatgagGTGATGTCTGACTGTTTGCATCGTAGTGTCGACTGTAAAGCTAGCTACATTTGAAggatgagatttaaaaaaaaaaaaaaaaaaggttgttacTCCCATTAAAATCACTCCAATCCAACGGGAAACATTACCAGCCTCACGTTGAAAATGCTATTGGTAGTTACACAGTAAACAACAGATGTAAAATAATCATGAATACTACGAGCCTTCTTGAGTGTCATGTCAGCTATCTAGCTAACGACATGTTAGCTTATATTGCTAACCCAAACATCGATGAGAACCATAGCGATGCTGGCATTTAAATCATCTGTTGTATAAATAACACGTgatgcatattttaaatattcaaatatgtatttattttctaatatttaaCAACAGCTAACTCCACAGTAATCCCCTACCTCAGCCATTGCGGACGTTTCCCCTCTCGCTTTTCTCCCTTTTCTACCAGTGTGACAGAACTTCCGGTTTaggcttttcaaaataaactatCTTCTGTACCAAAAAGGAAATTCCATTAACACAATTATCACTGCTTTGAATTTGATATGTGGATTAAAACTACACGTAAACATGATAAACAGGAGacaattttctctctctctttttttcagaTTAGTTATGCATCTATATGTTGGTTTTGGTAGATAATAGTCACGATGGCTTTCATCCAACTCACCCCATAATACAGTATAACCCTTTTTAAAATGACCCCCACTTGTATCTATGAAACACtcgatggaggcaattgattcactggcGACCCTTGGAGGGAAAAgcggaaaggaaaagaaggagccAAAGCCCAGGTTTGCTGAGGATAGATGCGACTAATGAATGGATCACGAGTTACTTGGCATATTAAAAGAACCAAAgtacagcagcaattttcattggtttgtttttaatgtaagtgaTTTGACCCACTTGAAATGGAAGACACAAattttgttcttcatgagatatGTTGTATGTTATacgtgagggtcctgctttggctaTGGGAAGAGTTATAACTATTGTTATGACTATTCTTGTATATTTCTGTGTATTCTTGGGTACTGTGTACTCTTGactgtgttactgttgtgtctAAGCAGAGGCAAATAATTTCTCTTTGGGATTATTAacgtattcattcattcaagagTGCTGCTTTGGTCGGTGAtgtccagttgtggcctggcttagggtcctgttctggaagaaatgatgCATACTGTATACACCTGTCAgacaacattttgttcacattaaaacatttatattttgaacAATGatgtgtgctgttgcttgtgatacaaAATTAATTCCTATGACTGTCTATAAAATAtctagtttctttttttctgagcatttctactacccataaattatctagtagtaacagcatttaatgattgtagtgaaagacatgaaggtagttggtgtgagaggagaggatgcagaagacagggtgagATG
This sequence is a window from Antennarius striatus isolate MH-2024 chromosome 5, ASM4005453v1, whole genome shotgun sequence. Protein-coding genes within it:
- the r3hcc1 gene encoding R3H and coiled-coil domain-containing protein 1 isoform X2, which translates into the protein MGDIEKDNDLENNDSSCAGTPRCREAESKAKPKSSIPSRSRGPKRPDKPLYMPRAARERLHLDNPQGLTGDKELSPDSCSFGHISPSPDSCSCPETTESTESSSSCREECPPSVTDHILNHAADSPVLCPEVLPLNEPESQVINHTVSSFADMTLEKDEKDKHDVASLSYRDVTEEIKAHLKEPVTVSIEHVHNDYSMYLTLCTNISAEDFPHVIEIYDFPPLFKTEDLLDAFAEYSDSGMKISWVDNTHALGVFSSESAATHALSICHPSLKVRPLVEGSKKAKVKAIRSAEFIQPVKERPRTDCAVAQRMVTRALGLQGRGRVQRY
- the r3hcc1 gene encoding R3H and coiled-coil domain-containing protein 1 isoform X1; protein product: MEYKCYLPKQECQFIHYVKDELETYQQKGTRNCVLLFPPLPSRLRYLIHSHVEDLPEFSTFSVGEKSCRRVVVCHSELRGDIEKDNDLENNDSSCAGTPRCREAESKAKPKSSIPSRSRGPKRPDKPLYMPRAARERLHLDNPQGLTGDKELSPDSCSFGHISPSPDSCSCPETTESTESSSSCREECPPSVTDHILNHAADSPVLCPEVLPLNEPESQVINHTVSSFADMTLEKDEKDKHDVASLSYRDVTEEIKAHLKEPVTVSIEHVHNDYSMYLTLCTNISAEDFPHVIEIYDFPPLFKTEDLLDAFAEYSDSGMKISWVDNTHALGVFSSESAATHALSICHPSLKVRPLVEGSKKAKVKAIRSAEFIQPVKERPRTDCAVAQRMVTRALGLQGRGRVQRY
- the golga7 gene encoding golgin subfamily A member 7, whose translation is MAETHSLQDLQQPAVSSKVFIQRDYSSGTICKFQTKFPSELESRIDKQQFEETIQALNNLYAEAEKLGGKSYLEGCLACLTAYTIFLCMETHYEKVLKKIARYIKDQNEKVYAPRGLLLTDPIERGLRVVEITIFEDRSIGSGR